ATCCTCTTAACTCAAATACTGAGCTATGCTGTGAGTTTGATGGCAGGCCTGGCTCCAAATGCTGTGGTTTTGTATCTCAGTGTGTTACGGTCATATTTGTAACTCTGGCTTTAGGATTTCACAGCATTGGCTTTATGCTGCCATTATTCAGAAGCTGGGGGTTTCTCGATGTCTGACAGCCACTTGAAAGTGAATTTGTAGTTGTTAATGCCTATTTCACTAGAACTGCTCCTCACGGTATTAGCAAAAGAGACAGCAACAAACGTGAGACACAGCATTCCCAGTAGCCCATGaaagggaagggacagggagctTTATAGGCTGTTATCAGCCATCCTGCATTTCCACTTGGCAGGACTtggacacacacagacaaattCATTTGGATGTGGGGCAAAAGTCACTGAGAGCCAGACTGGCTTAAGATTCCCTggaagaacataaaaataaattggtgCCCTTGATTTATCCCTAAGACTTAGTCTGTTTTccccaaatattttctgtatttcaacaCTTCCACATTATTCTCCGTACTGTTGTTTAGCCAGTCTCATTTACTACACTTTATCTTTTAGGGATGAATTGAAACCAACATCTCTGCTTCTTCCCCTGCCTATAAAATAcaaccacaaacaaaaatatatataaatagttATAACTGAGTTTTACCTATCACATCCTTTCTGTTCTGCAAAAAGACATTGCCATTGCCAAGTCTGGGGTAACCCTGTATTCAGTTTCTTCTATGATAAGAATTCATGCTTGTAAAATTTACCACAAAATCAATTTCGCTTCTTGCCAAAGGAATACACTCTGTGATACAatctggcttttattttaagctGTATTTCTTGTGTATATGGTATGAAGTAAACTTAAAGTGGAAGAGTGTAACTGGATGTAATGTTTCCGCTGAGCTGGTAGAGAGGCGAAAAAAGGCCTGCAGTAAGAAGCAAGGATTGACCAAGTCACTTTTATAAAGTCAAACAGATGATTATGAACAAGTTATTCTAGCTTGAAATTGTCCTTCTGTCTCTTTCTAGGCCATGTTTGGCTACTTGATGTTTGATTTTCACATACCACCAAGTGCATTATCTATATTTTGTGCCTTTTAACATCACCCACAAAGCCCATGTAGGACACCATGTAACACCAACacaaaagagaagaggagatAATTCTGTTTCTCAAGAAAAGAATGTCTCAAAACAGTAGGAAATACACTTATATGCATGCAGACCCCCCTGAACCCACAGGCACATGTACCCGGAGCACCTGCTGAGGTCTAGGGTTGAATGCATGCCCCATTTGCACCCTATATCCATTATGTGCATTAGACTCCAGTGTAGATCCCTGAGAAGAGTCTAATGTGTTCATGAGGGCAAAAAGATCAACCCCTCTTTGCTCTGTCCCCACAACCCCTCATTTTCCTTGAGAAAAACTGCAGAGTACAGCTGTACCACATATTGACATAGTTCTAAATTGTCTCtagttaaaaatatattaacacATCAAAGTCAGAGAATGTTCTCCTACTGTCACCTCCCCCAAAAAAGGttgatcaaaataaaataagaaaagctcATAATGCTGGAGTGGCAGAAGCAGACTTTTGCAGACAATAAGAATATGTCAAGTGAATTAATATGAAATATAAGTAGATTTAATGTAGCACTGTGCTACACATAATGAAATATAAGGCAAATCAGCCATTAACTAGCCATATTCCATCATTGCCATATTCCATCATTACTGATGAGCATCTAGAATCAGACAAAGCCTGGGTTAGTGACTCAACGGTTTATCAAAATAAGCATCACCTATGCCATGCTCAATTTCTGCCCTGTTCATTGAAAACTTCAactcagaatttctttttttagaaaggACAGGTCAGAGGTGAGGTGACAGAGCAACTAGAATGTACCAAGCTCTACCCAGGGACAGAAAAATGAGTTGAGAATTAGTGCACAGGCTAATATGGGGCACATTCTTGTTGATGTTTACTATCACCTGATCAGATGGACAAAGTTGATGAAGCTTTCTATGGGCAACTGGAAACAGCCTCAGAGTAACAGGCCCTGGTTCTCCTGGGGGACTTCAACCATCCTGATATTTGCTGGAGGGACAGCAtgtcccagcacacacacagggaaTTCCTGCAGATTACTGAAGATAACTTTTTCATGCAAGTGGTAGCAGAGCTAACAAGGAAAGGTATGTTGCTGGACCTTGTGCTAACACACTAGGAAGGACTGGTTGAAGACATGAAGGTTGGAAGCCAGCCATGAGATTGTGGAGCTCAGGATCCTGCGTGGAGGAAGCAAAGCAGTAAGCAGGACTAAATTTCTGGAGAACCAACTTCAGCCTCTCCAGGGCCCTGCTTAGAGTACTCCCATGGGATAGGGCCCTAGAAGAGAAGGGAGTCCAAGAATCGGTCCTTATTTAAGCAACACTTCCTTTGAGTTCAAAACCAGTGTATCCCCATGATGAAGAAATCAGGCAAAGAGCACAGGGACACCTGCGTGAATGAGCAGGAAGCTGCTACTAAATCTCAAatgcaagaaagaaatttatGGGCTGTGGAAAAAGAGACAGACCACATGGGAGGACTATAAGAACATCATTAGAGTATGCAAAGATGTGACAAGGAAGGCCAAGGCCCACTTGGAATCAAGTCTGGCAAAGCACATCAAGGACAAGAAGGGCTTCTACAAGTAtatcagcagcaaaaggaagagtAGGGAAAATGAGAGGCCGCTGCTGAATCAGATGGGTGTCCTGGTAgtagaaaacacaaagaaggCAGAATTACAGAATGCCTTCTGTGCCTCAATCTTCACTGCTGAGGATGGCTCTTGGGAGCCACAGACCTCAGAGGTAAGAGCAGGCCAGAGAAAGAAAGACTCCCCTCTGGTTGTAGAGGGTTTGTTTAGAGATTGCCTAAGCAGACTAAACACCATGGGCCTTGATGGGATGCACCCAtgggtgctgagggagctggcagatgttgttgctctgctgctctccatcatCTTTGAAAAATCATACAGAACAGGAGAGGTGCCTGATGATCAGAGCAAGGCAAATATCACTCCCGTCTtcaaaaaagaggaagaagatcCGGAAAACTACCACCCAGTCGGCCTTTCCACTATCCTTGGAAAGGTGAGGGATGGAGGGTCATTCTAGAGGTCACCAACAAGCATGTAGACGAAAAGGTCATCAAGAGTAGTCATCATGGATTCACCAAGGGGAAATCATGCCTGACCAGTCTAATAGCCTTCTATGATGGCATGGCAGGATGGTCAAcaaggggagagcagtggatgttgGCTGCTGTCTTGGTTTtagtcaccccaggacagcaacttgacttcagcaaggcttttgacatTGTCTCCCATAATATCCTCGTAGGTAAGCTCAGGAAATGCGGGTTGGATGAAGGGACAATGAGGTGTATCaagaactggctgaatggcagagctcagagggttGTGATCAGCAGAGCAGAATCCAGTTGGAGGACTGTAGttagtggtgttccccaggggTCAGTATTGGGTTCAGTCTTATTCAACTTGTTCATCAACATCCTGGAGGAAGGGATAGAATATtccctcagcaagtttgctgatgatacaaaactggggAGAGTGGCTGATATACCTGAACACTGTGCTGTCATGCAGGGGAATCTTGAtaggctggagagctgggcagagagaAACCAAATAAGGTTCAACAAGTTCAGTGTAGGGTCCTGCACTGGGGAGGGACAACTTCCAGTACCAtcacaggctggggctgacctGCTAGAGACCAGTTCTGCTAAGAATGACTTCAGAGTATTTGTGGGTGACAAGTTGACCAtaagccagcagtgcccttatAGTAAGGAGGGCCAAAGGTATCCTGGGCTACATCAagaagagtgtggccagcaggtcaacaGAGGTGATCGTCCCCCTCTACTTGGCCCaagtgaggccacatctggtgtgttgtgtccagttctgggctacTCAACACCAGAAAGACAAGGAGATACTGGAGACAGTCCAGCAGATgccatgaagatgatgaggagtCTcaagcatctctcttatgagcagagactgcaggagctgggcctgttcagtctggggaagactgagaggggatctcattaatgtatataaatatctcaaaggtgggTGCCAAGAGGTTGGTGCCAGACTCCTTTCAGTGGTGACCAGcaacaggatgaggagcagtggccataaactaaagcacaagaagtttcacctcaacatgaggaagaacttctttccatggagggtggcagagcactggaacaggctacccagggaggttgtggacTCTATCTCcagagacattccaaacccacctggacatgTTCTTGTGTTACCTGTTTGAGGAGGCCTTGCTTCAATTGAATACCAGTTGACACAAAGGTATGTCCTATTTGCCTTCAAGGCAATGCTGCCAAATACACTGATGGTTCTTGTACTACCCTTTTCTTTCATATTAATGGGCAAGCCTCACTGTGGGAACAGCAGTTCTTCCTCTatagaaaaagtgaaaaaaattattatccaCTCCTTTTCTACCTGAATTAATATGTTACTGCCTTCAGAATGATAAGGTTGAAGGATTAAACCCAAGAAATGGTTGTTCCTCTTGATTTAGTACATTTCAGAAACATCAGAATGGCGCCCATCACACAACAACTGGCTTCCTCAAACATTGCAGATCCAAAATCTTTACACTAGCTTCTGGCTGATCACAAGAATAATAAAGGGAAGAGGCAAGagttccctccctgctgctgttaaTAAACATAATATTAAACATATATATCTTTGGAGACCTGTTCATGTTTCATCCTTGAAACCCAAAAAACAATGCTATTTTCTATGGAGACATTAGGCATTGAGGAAATGTAAAGTGCCAGGAAATTAATGCAGagtttattttaatagatttaTTGTTACCTGGAGACACAGTCTAAGCAAACATTTCCTTCAGCAATAAAGTCAATAGcagcctttcctgctgctgaaaagaCTGCTTTTGTGACATCTCTGTGGACAGTTTCTTGCTCCGCATTAGTTTGTTGAACTGACACTCACACAAGAACAGAGGAAACTGAcggttttaattttaatctaCACACTCTAAAGAGATGAGCAATTTCCTCACAAATTCATGGCATAATTAAGAGGCTATATCAAACAAAACGTGATTACCAGACAGGGAGCCTAACTGCCCAGCATTTCAGAGACCCAGCAGGCAGAAGCTGCAGTGGCTGGCCCCTATTGAGGCACACAGCTCTCTGATGTAGACTGGGAAGTGTTTGCATGGGGGCACGGGCctgaagctctgcagagcttgGTGGAGTTTTGCCACCTGCTAGATATTTACTCACAAAAAGTGAAGTATGAGTATATTAAGAATGTTCAAGGGCAATGAGAAACATTTGAATTAGGAAGTCTTCTTGCCACGTGTTTTGTGAAATAACCTCTGACTTTGTTCCAAAGTTgtctctcccctccctctgaTTTCCTCTCATTTTTGTCAGTAGCACTATTTACATCAGAAATGCctaagcatgaaaaaaataaaatcactgaacttttccttccccatgcttgctggggagggagcacAACTCATTCTACCTGCTGGGTCTTACAGGCTGTGGAGTGTGTTGGCAAGTGATTCACCTCCCAGCTAAAGGGATTTTTCTGTCCATTTGAATTATTATGCTGCCGTAATGGCAAATCATTTAATTCtgtgccttcccttccctcctccaggaTTTTTACACACATTCCCAAAAGCACATATCTTCGTGTAAATACATGCTTACATACAAACTGATCTTGTTGCTGTGGCACTAAAGCAAAAAGTTTCTGTTCTgtatcagaaaacaaaatccagcaAGCAGTTATAGGCCAAAAGCTAAATTAATGTGTTGCTATGACACTGTGTAAATAAGAGTCTTAATAGGTACCACAGCCAAAGTGTGTGTGGCTGAAAGACTCCAGAAACACAAGTATGGGCCTGCAGGGTATGACCGGTGTCACTGCTCCAGCAAACAGTCAGGTTTAAAAACCATTTCTTGCCATTTTGAAACAGGAACTGGAAACTTAATAGCTTCACCAGTCTGGAGTTCTTGTAGTTATAGAGGTGTCAAAGAACCACCACAATTTATAGATACCTGCATGAACACCCACATACCTACAACCAATTTCATTGCTGTCACAACAGTAGATTGCAGTGGATAACCAGAGCTACAGGGAATAGTAGGAATGATTCTTGAAGCTGCCATAACTCCTTATggtttaaagctttttttttatcacaTACTTGATGAAACCTTTTTCTCTGCACTGAAACAGCCAAGAGATTTACATTGCTTTTCTTATCTTTTACTTCAAATTTCAAGAGCTGCAGATCTCTTAACAAGGCACAGTCCCCAGTAACAGGGAGAGACCAGGGGAATACTCCTCTGGTCTAACTGGCATTATAGGTATAAATCCGtaacaaaaccacaaatatCCACGATCATTTGAGAACTCTCAGCCTAACCTACCTGCAACTTCAGAAGATGTGTGGCTCCACCAGTCCTGCATCATCTTCTAGCCCCAAACTGCCCTTTGAAGGAGCCAAAAGCTGAAATCACATGAGGACTTAAAACAACTGAAACACACCCCCTGTGTTTAGAGTACACATTTTATCTAGGATCCATCTGCAGGCAATGAAGAAAGCAAGGTGTCTTCAGCAGGTCACTCATCTAATTTATCAGCTCTCTAACAGCCTGTAATGGGTAGTTTTTCCTTTAGGAGCTATTTCAGGTCACCtaaacaaaacatattttaaaagagatgtGCCAATACCTTCTATTGGTATGATGGTCAGTAAATTTCGTATTTATCTGCCTGGAagataataacaacaacaacaacaacaaaacgaattttaaaaagcagaataaaaaagtccaagtaaaaaaatcccaaaccctgAAAAGTCAGGTCCTACTTCCGGTTCagataatcttttttttttgtaggcaGTACTGTTCTCTTTCAAGCAAAGTATTTAAGTCACTGACAGCATAGGCTGTCAGACATCTGATACACATAATCACTCCTATGGCCTGGTTTCTCTTTTCATCAATATAGTTTAGGAAACATGACAGATGtagcttttatttgttttcttgtttgttttcatggcaTCAGGGTGAGTTGCTGCCTGCATGAAGATAATTTCAGTGGCCTTAAAAAAAACACATGCAAGAGCAAGGTCTCAAATTGAGAGTGGCCTGAACAAAAGGCAGAAACCAATTATTCTGCTACCAAGtatcaaattatatttttggtATCATGCATCCCTGGATACCTAAACATCAAATTTTGTGgagaatttcaaagaaattaaacaaaaatatttatttgctcaGTGCAGAAATATAGATATAGAGATATAGAGATAGATAGATGTGGAGGACGAGGGAAGATGCGGACAATCAATATGATTGTTAAGCAAGCTTTGTTTATTAGTGATTCTGCGATTACATTTATAGCTGGCTTTATTAGCTAATCATAGTTGTCCTTAGTTGATTGGATAATTCttaaaagttacattttcttagctctgcccagctgtggttaGGGCTGTAACTCATATCCTTGTCTCGCTTGACCACAAGATCCTATCTTTGTCTAGCAGGCAGGCTCACGGTCATGTTGACCTTGCTCATTCTTGTGGTTAGCTGCTGAGCTTTAAGTTTCATGTCCTCTTTCTTGCAGCCATCCTTCCAcaattcctgttttctctttttgcacAAGCAGGACATTGTTTGTGATCTTTGTTACTTGGCGAATAATGCAAGAATAAGCTATCCGGATAATAAGCAGCATGGCAAAAATTATACTGAGCCAGCGAAAAGCTTCTGTTAAAATGGTTCGCATCCAAGGGGAAAGATTACCAAAGAGGCTAGCAAGCCGTTGATCAAAGGGCTTGCTTTCTACAGTAAGCTTCTGAGTATGCTCTCGCAGCCATTGCAGCTGCTTATGGATGGAAGTGCTGTGATCAGATAGATTAAAGCGGCACATTCCTTCAAATTCTTGGCAGCCATGGCCTTGTGCTAGCAATAAGAAGTCAATGGCTGCACAATTTTGCAGCAGTGCATGGCGCAGGCTATCTACATCTGTAGCGAGTTCTCTCAACACGTCTGAAGTGACATTTGCTTGCTTGCCTGCCCAGCATGCGAGCTTCTTAAGCTGGGTGAGGGCGTGTGCTGACGCGACTCCTGGGGCTAGGAGAGAGGCAAAAAAGACAGCAGGGGGTTCCCATAATTCCACATTGTCTCTGCAATCGGGGCCTAACTGACAAATGCTCCGTCGTGATCGTTTGTGCGTGATGTTTAGGATTTGCTGGATGCTAGGGGCAAACATTGTTAGCTTCCCAAAATAACACGGCCCTCCCATCGGCTTAGAAGGCACTCCTGGCCATGCTCTATCTCTGCAAATAAGGAAGGTTCCCGAGGGTAATGCCCTAGGTTTTTGTGGAGAGTCATTAACTGGCCACACTGAGCCATTGCAGTAGGCTGTGCCATTGGAGTACCATGAGGTGGTCGGGCTCAGCCATGTGCTAACATTGATCGGCTGTTGGGGCTTTAAACTGCCGTTATAGCCATAGTATCCAAACATAAGGCAATAGGGACCAGGCTGGGAGCCTAAGAGATCTAGCTCTTGCGGTTTGAGCGTAGATGTATTAAGGCCTAGGGCGGTATTTTGTGCTTGGGCGGCTAAAGGGTTCTGCTTAATTTGAAGGGTCTTGCAGATGCCGAGTGTTGTGCTACTGCTCGTCACAACACAAAAGGCCGAGAACGCGGCTTCTGGCTCTTGATATTTAGAGGTGTAGCTTTTGAAGCTACTGGCCTTTGTCAATGGGACTCCGATAAGGCAGGTACGGAGGGGATCGGAAGGCGTGGCTAGTGATAAGCAGAAGGACTCTTGGCCTGTCTGGTTAGCCCAGGTGACCCA
This Corvus moneduloides isolate bCorMon1 chromosome 2, bCorMon1.pri, whole genome shotgun sequence DNA region includes the following protein-coding sequences:
- the LOC116438666 gene encoding uncharacterized protein LOC116438666, translated to MKIGTAFAVALLWSLWWTTKTAVHHIDHQEHMWVTWANQTGQESFCLSLATPSDPLRTCLIGVPLTKASSFKSYTSKYQEPEAAFSAFCVVTSSSTTLGICKTLQIKQNPLAAQAQNTALGLNTSTLKPQELDLLGSQPGPYCLMFGYYGYNGSLKPQQPINVSTWLSPTTSWYSNGTAYCNGSVWPVNDSPQKPRALPSGTFLICRDRAWPGVPSKPMGGPCYFGKLTMFAPSIQQILNITHKRSRRSICQLGPDCRDNVELWEPPAVFFASLLAPGVASAHALTQLKKLACWAGKQANVTSDVLRELATDVDSLRHALLQNCAAIDFLLLAQGHGCQEFEGMCRFNLSDHSTSIHKQLQWLREHTQKLTVESKPFDQRLASLFGNLSPWMRTILTEAFRWLSIIFAMLLIIRIAYSCIIRQVTKITNNVLLVQKEKTGIVEGWLQERGHET